The following are from one region of the Vicugna pacos chromosome 9, VicPac4, whole genome shotgun sequence genome:
- the LOC102542114 gene encoding uncharacterized protein isoform X1, with product MAAAALRDPPQGGVTFEDIAVHFSWEEWCLLDEAQRHLYFSVMLENYALISSLGFWSGEEDVKAPFEQSVSVVMSQARTSKEPLSSQKTHPCEMCSPVLRAESILHLAEQLGTQHSQKLFKCGACTKGFYFSTNLQQHQEQHMGEKPFVSSMDKALFVKSCNLHVSEEAFTYEEVDKDFLTTLGHLKQGETGKQAIHTREKPNTITQSSETLQSTGGECKKASRPKDTLVQDQGVYTKRQCFVCSECGKAFRYKSSFLVHQRVHTGDRLYVCGDYGKSFRGNSALNQHRKIHTGARQYKCSKCGKSFSQEFVLIYPQRSHTGEDHHACHKCAQSFSHSSIFVQQQTVHTGDMSYECTECGKSFRRKSDLTEHWRVHTGERPYECSECGKSFTSSSALRYHQRVHTGEKPYKCRDCGKSFTSSSGLRYHQRVHTGERPYECTDCGKSFTQINHLIIHRRVHTGERPYKCSECGKSFSHKSYLSQHQRVHTGERPYECCECGKSFTSGSALCYHQRVHTGEKPYECSECGKSFTNGPILIRHRRIHTGERPYECNQCGKSFTQRNHLNIHRRVHTGERPYECSECGKSFTSGSALRYHQKIHIGERPYECKECEKSFTCSSALRCHQRVHTGERPFECSECGKCFRDSSQLNQHQRVHTGEKPYECSDCGRSFSQNSYLSKHRRVHTGERPYECSECEKSFTSVSALGYHQRVHTGERPYKCSECGKSFTNSSILIRHRRVHTGERPHECSDCGKSFTQRIHLVIHRRVHTGERPYECSECGKSFTSRSTLHYHQRVHTGEKPYDCSECGKSFSRKSNLSQHQRIHTGERT from the coding sequence GTTTCTGGAGTGGAGAAGAGGATGTTAAGGCACCCTTTGAGCAGAGTGTTTCTGTAGTAATGTCACAGGCCAGGACTTCCAAAGAACCTTTATCTTCCCAGAAGACTCACCCCTGTGAGATGTGTAGTCCAGTCTTGAGAGCTGAGTCCATTCTTCATTTGGCTGAGCAGCTGGGAACACAACACAGCCAGAAACTATTCAAGTGTGGGGCATGTACAAAAGGATTTTATTTCAGTACAAACCTTCAACAGCACCAGGAGCAGCACATGGGAGAAAAACCGTTCGTAAGCAGCATGGACAAGGCCTTATTTGTGAAGAGCTGCAATTTGCATGTGTCAGAGGAGGCTTTTACCTATGAAGAGGTGGATAAGGACTTCCTGACCACCTTGGGACATCTGAAGCAGGGAGAAACAGGGAAGCAGGCCATTCACACCAGGGAGAAGCCAAACACAATCACCCAGAGCAGTGAAACTTTACAAAGCACTGGGGGAGAATGCAAGAAAGCTTCTCGCCCCAAAGACACACTTGTTCAGGACCAGGGTGTCTACACTAAAAGACAGTGTTTTgtgtgcagtgaatgtgggaaagcaTTCAGGTACAAATCGTCATTTCTCGTGCACCAGAGAGTTCACACTGGTGACAGGCTTTATGTCTGTGGTGACTATGGAAAATCCTTTAGGGGAAACTCAGCCCTCAATCAACATAGAAAAATTCACACTGGGGCAAGGCAGTATAAGTGCAGCAAATGTGGGAAATCCTTTAGCCAAGAATTTGTCCTCATTTATCCTCAGAGGAGTCACACTGGAGAAGATCATCACGCATGCCACAAATGTGCACAATCTTTTAGCCACAGCTCCATCTTCGTTCAACAACAGACAGTTCACACTGGAGACATGAGTTATGAGTGCACTGAATGTGGGAAGTCCTTTAGACGAAAATCTGACCTCACTGAGCACTGGAGGGTTCACACAGGAGAAAGGCCTTAtgagtgcagtgaatgtgggaaatcttttACTTCTAGCTCTGCCCTCCGTTATCATCAGAGAGTTCACACTGGAGAAAAGCCTTATAAATGTAGGGACTGTGGGAAATCTTTTACGTCTAGCTCTGGCCTACGTTAtcatcagagagttcacacaGGAGAAAGGCCATATGAATGTACTGATTGTGGGAAATCTTTTACCCAAATAAATCACCTCATTATACACCGAAGAGTTCACACAGGAGAAAGGCCTTATAAGTGCAGCGAATGTGGGAAATCCTTTAGCCACAAATCTTACCTCTCTCAACACCAGAGAGTTCACACTGGAGAAAGGCCTTATGAGTGCTGTGAATGTGGGAAATCTTTCACCTCTGGTTCCGCCCTCTGTTAtcatcagagagttcacacaggagaaaaaccgtatgagtgcagtgaatgtgggaaatcaTTTACCAATGGACCAATACTCATTCGACACCGTAGAATTCACACAGGAGAAAGACCTTATGAATGCAATCAGTGTGGAAAATCTTTTACTCAAAGAAATCATCTTAATATACACCGGAGAGTTCATACAGGAGAAAGGCCTTACGAATGCAGCGAATGTGGGAAATCTTTTACCTCTGGCTCTGCCCTTCGTTATCATCAGAAAATTCACATTGGAGAAAGGCCTTATGAATGCAAGGAATGTGAAAAGTCTTTTACCTGTAGCTCTGCCCTCCGTTGtcatcagagagttcacacaGGAGAAAGGCCTTTtgagtgcagtgaatgtgggaaatgTTTTAGGGATAGTTCCCAACTGAATCAACACCAGAGAGTTCACACTGGAGAAAAGCCTTATGAATGTAGTGATTGTGGAAGATCCTTTAGCCAGAATTCATACCTCTCTAAACACCGGAGAGTTCATACTGGAGAAAGGCCTTATGAGTGCAGTGAATGTGAGAAATCTTTTACTTCTGTTTCTGCCCTTGGCTATCATCAGAGAGTTCACACTGGAGAGCGGCCTTATaagtgcagtgaatgtgggaaatcttttACCAATAGCTCGATACTCATTCGACATCGTAGAGTTCACACAGGAGAAAGGCCTCATGAGTGCAGTGACTGTGGGAAGTCCTTTACCCAAAGAATTCACCTCGTAATTCACCGGAGAGTTCACACAGGAGAAAGGCCTTAtgagtgcagtgaatgtgggaaatcttttACCTCTCGTTCCACCCTCCATTATCATCAGAGAGTTCACACTGGAGAAAAGCCTTATGactgcagtgaatgtgggaaatcttttAGCCGAAAATCTAATCTCTCTCAGCACCagagaattcacactggagaAAGGACTTAG